A portion of the Oncorhynchus gorbuscha isolate QuinsamMale2020 ecotype Even-year linkage group LG19, OgorEven_v1.0, whole genome shotgun sequence genome contains these proteins:
- the fabp10a gene encoding fatty acid-binding protein 10-A, liver basic codes for MAFSGTWQVYAQENYEEFLRAISLPEDVIKLAKDIKPVTEIQQNGNDFVITSKTPGKSITNSFTIGKEADITTMDGKKLKCTVRLAGGKLMCNTDKFTHIQELKGGEMVETLTVGSTSLIRRSKKL; via the exons ATGGCCTTCAGTGGAACGTGGCAGGTGTATGCTCAGGAGAACTACGAGGAGTTCCTCAGGGCCATCT CACTCCCAGAAGACGTTATCAAGCTGGCCAAAGACATCAAGCCCGTGACTGAGATCCAGCAGAACGGCAATGACTTCGTCATCACCTCCAAAACTCCTGGCAAGTCCATCACTAACTCCTTCACCATCGGCAAAGAGGCTGACATCACCACCATGGATGGCAAGAAGCTCAAG TGCACGGTCAGACTGGCGGGAGGGAAGCTGATGTGCAACACAGACAAATTCACACACATCCAGGAGCTCAAAGGCGGAGAGATGGTTGAG ACGCTGACGGTGGGCTCTACGTCACTCATCAGGAGGAGCAAAAAGTTGTAA
- the LOC124005404 gene encoding serine/arginine-rich splicing factor 10-like isoform X1, protein MARYMRPPNPSLFIRNISDESRPEELRREFGRYGPIVDVYIPLDFSTRRPRGFAYIQFEDVRDAEDALHNLDHKWVCGRQIEIQFAQGDRKTPNQMKTKESSPRRGSRSSSFSRYDDYERGDGRRRRSRSYERRRSRSPSCDRRPRRSESPRDSRSNGRHRRSRSHENNRYRGPPREHHRMHHAPPSRNRSASRSPSHPRSRPKDTKSQSKSPSPVKDFHPSSGSQKQACRRSYSRSVSRSRSRS, encoded by the exons ATGGCTAGGTACATGAGACCACCTAACCCATCACTCTTCATTAGAAACATCTCCGACGAATCCAG GCCAGAGGAACTACGCCGTGAATTTGGTCGTTATGGGCCTATTGTAGATGTCTACATTCCACTTGACTTCTCTACACGGCGTCCAAGAGGATTTGCTTACATTCA ATTCGAGGATGTGCGAGATGCAGAGGATGCCCTCCACAACCTGGACCACAAGTGGGTGTGTGGTCGACAGATCGAGATCCAGTTTGCACAGGGTGACCGAAAAA CCCCCAACCAGATGAAGACTAAGGAGAGCTCTCCTCGCAGAGGGTCCCGCAGCAGCTCCTTCTCCCGCTACGACGACTACGAACGCGGCGATGGCCGCCGCAGACGCAGTCGCAGCTACGAAAGGCGCCGGTCGCGCAGCCCTTCCTGCGACCGCCGTCCTCGGAGGTCAGAGAGCCCGAGAGA CTCTCGGTCAAATGGCAGGCACAGGCGAAGCAGAAGCCATGAAAATAACAG GTACAGGGGCCCTCCACGTGAACACCACAGGATGCACCACGCACCCCCGTCTCGTAACCGCTCCgcctcccgctccccctctcatCCCAGATCCAGGCCCAAAGACACAAAGTCCCAGTCCAAATCCCCCAGCCCCGTCAAGGACTTCCACCCCTCTTCTGGCTCCCAGAAACAGGCCTGTCGCCGCTCATACTCGAGATCTGTGTCCCGATCTCGCTCCAGATCCTAG
- the LOC124005404 gene encoding serine/arginine-rich splicing factor 10-like isoform X2, with protein sequence MSHFIPTFLWPEELRREFGRYGPIVDVYIPLDFSTRRPRGFAYIQFEDVRDAEDALHNLDHKWVCGRQIEIQFAQGDRKTPNQMKTKESSPRRGSRSSSFSRYDDYERGDGRRRRSRSYERRRSRSPSCDRRPRRSESPRDSRSNGRHRRSRSHENNRYRGPPREHHRMHHAPPSRNRSASRSPSHPRSRPKDTKSQSKSPSPVKDFHPSSGSQKQACRRSYSRSVSRSRSRS encoded by the exons ATGTCACATTTTATACCCACATTTCTATG GCCAGAGGAACTACGCCGTGAATTTGGTCGTTATGGGCCTATTGTAGATGTCTACATTCCACTTGACTTCTCTACACGGCGTCCAAGAGGATTTGCTTACATTCA ATTCGAGGATGTGCGAGATGCAGAGGATGCCCTCCACAACCTGGACCACAAGTGGGTGTGTGGTCGACAGATCGAGATCCAGTTTGCACAGGGTGACCGAAAAA CCCCCAACCAGATGAAGACTAAGGAGAGCTCTCCTCGCAGAGGGTCCCGCAGCAGCTCCTTCTCCCGCTACGACGACTACGAACGCGGCGATGGCCGCCGCAGACGCAGTCGCAGCTACGAAAGGCGCCGGTCGCGCAGCCCTTCCTGCGACCGCCGTCCTCGGAGGTCAGAGAGCCCGAGAGA CTCTCGGTCAAATGGCAGGCACAGGCGAAGCAGAAGCCATGAAAATAACAG GTACAGGGGCCCTCCACGTGAACACCACAGGATGCACCACGCACCCCCGTCTCGTAACCGCTCCgcctcccgctccccctctcatCCCAGATCCAGGCCCAAAGACACAAAGTCCCAGTCCAAATCCCCCAGCCCCGTCAAGGACTTCCACCCCTCTTCTGGCTCCCAGAAACAGGCCTGTCGCCGCTCATACTCGAGATCTGTGTCCCGATCTCGCTCCAGATCCTAG